The genomic DNA GTACACCCGGCAGCGGCGGTCCGCCGGCACCCGGTCGGAGTCGGCGGCGATCGGGAAGACGTACGCCGTCCCCGCGTGCTTCGGGTGCGAGACGGCCGCGAAGCCGAAGTCGGACGGCAGCCCGGTCCCGATGTCGGTCCACGTGGCACCGGAGTCGTCGCTGCGGTAGACGCCCCAGTGGTTCTGGAGGTAGAGCCGGTCGGGGTCGCCCGCGTCCTGCGCGATCTTGTGCACGCACTGCCCGAACCTCGGGTGCGGGTCGGGCAGGAACACCGCCGAGACCCCCTCGTTCGAGGGTGCCCAGGTCTCGCCGCCGTCGCGCGTGCGGAAGACCCCGGCGGCCGACACCGCCACCGTCACCGCGTCGGGGTCGCGCGGGTCCGCCACCACCGTGTGCAGCGCCTCACCGCCGCCGCCCGGCTGCCACCGCGGCCGCGTCGGATGCTCCCACAACGGCCTGACCAGCTCGAACGTCTCGCCCTCGTCGACCGACCGGAAGAGCGCCGCCGGTTCCGCGCCCGCGTACACCACGCCGGGTGCCGCCGGGCCCGCCGGCTGCAGCTGCCAGACCCGCTCCAGCGAGGCGCCCGTGTCCCGGGGGAACCTCAGGGGCGGCTCCGCCGCCTCCGCCCAGGTGGCCCCCAGG from Streptomyces sp. MRC013 includes the following:
- a CDS encoding exo-alpha-sialidase: MTDVLLLVGTRKGLFTALRRGGRWDFGGPLFPAQAVYAVGVDLRRAVPRVLVGADSAHWGPSVFHSDDLGATWAEAAEPPLRFPRDTGASLERVWQLQPAGPAAPGVVYAGAEPAALFRSVDEGETFELVRPLWEHPTRPRWQPGGGGEALHTVVADPRDPDAVTVAVSAAGVFRTRDGGETWAPSNEGVSAVFLPDPHPRFGQCVHKIAQDAGDPDRLYLQNHWGVYRSDDSGATWTDIGTGLPSDFGFAAVSHPKHAGTAYVFPIAADSDRVPADRRCRVYRTSDAGGGWEALSRGLPEDDHYGTVLRDAMCTDGADPAGLYFGNRNGEVFASADDGDSWRQLAAHLPDVLCVRAAVVG